ACACAATATGGAGTTATCTGTAGCCCTACAATGGCACCTCTCAGTTGTATCACAGCCTAATGAAACCATTTCCAGCTCTTTAGCCCTTGCCCTCAACGCCCGTGCGTTCTCTAGGGGCCATTTAATCATTTCTGAATCTCTAGTGTCCATCTAAGTCCTTGGCACATAGTGTTCAGAAAAGGTGTCCGATCAATTAAACCAATGTTTCTGTGTCCCAAACAACTACTCCCGAGCTCCTATTGAAAGTACTCTGGGTATCATTCATTCTGCAGCCTTCAACCCCCAACACCGCTCACTTTGGATCGCGAGCTCTAGGCGACGTCCCGCATTTATGACGTAATAAGACAGCGCCCTGGGGAAAGAGGCggattgagcaaactccgggtCACGTGCCAAGATTGGGCGGGGCGTCGGAGTTCATATCCCAGTGTCCTTTGTGTCTACTTCCTTTTTGTCCCTTTCCGGCCTTCAAGATGTCGAAGCGAGGTGAGCTTTTGACTTTGGAAGATCCTTCGACATCTGTTGCGCTGTGGCAGCTGGCCTTGCCGGCAGCGGCGGCCGTGGGCAGCTGGGGCGATTTGCTATGCGCGAGGCCCGAGAGGGCTTGGAGGGTTCATCGGGAGAGCACCGGGAGAACCCCTGAAAGTGACGGGGGCCGGCTGGAGGGTTGAGTTGGCAGGATCCAGTCGTGACTCTAGATCGAACTCTGCGGGTTCACTCCGCGTCACCGCTACAGTAACGGGATTGGAGTTGGACTGACTTAAGCCCCAGTGTGTGTGCCATGTGCAGTCTCCCACCCTGCAGGAAGAATTGAGTGGTGCAAAAGTTGGATCGAGAATTGAGTCTTCCGGGCCAGTTAATCTCAGTCTAATGTCGTGGTAGTGAGGACTTGGCTATTGGCCTTGAGAACTGTGTGGCACATGGGGCAGGGAGTGTGTGGATTCCTAAAGAGAACGAATCTACAGTGTGCCGTTTCCCAAAGCATACTCCCAAAGCGAGTGAACTTCTACTTTAAGCATGTGAAAGGGACTCCAAACCATGACTGGGCAGTGACCTCCTGTTTCCCTTCCTACTTACAGGACGTGGTGGGTCCTCTGGTGCGAAATTCCGGATTTCCTTGGGTCTTCCGGTCGGAGCCGTGATTAACTGTGCTGACAACACAGGTGAGACCTTCGGCTGCCCCCTGCCATACTCACCCTTTTAAAAGCACTCAGTGGGCCTTTTGCTGATGACCCGCTGAGCCGTCAAGAAAGGGCAGAGTGAAAACACCGCTTTTGGGTGAAGCGGCAGCTTGTTGTGTTGTTTTGCTTCAATCGGTGGTGTGACAAGGTGTTCCACCTAGTGGGGACTCTCAGCTTGGGAGTGTGAGTGGAGGAGGTGGTGTTGGAAAATCGCAGCACTGCCTGATTGGCCCTCAAAAGTAGTCTCCATATTTGTTTACATTCTTTTATAGGAGCCAAAAATCTATATATCATCTCTGTGAAGGGGATCAAGGGACGATTGAATAGACTTCCTGCTGCTGGTGTGGGTGACATGGTGATGGCCACAGTCAAGAAAGGCAAACCAGAGCTCCGAAAGAAGGGTGAGTAGAGAGATGGAATTCTCCTTTTGGTCTATGGACAGTTGAAAGATTTCTCTCATTATTGGAAAAATGGAACAGTAATTTTGCCATTCTCAGGGCCTCTTAAGCTTGATCTAGTTAACAGTAGTTAACAGACTTGTCTCACATACCTACACCAAAGAGCCCTGTCCTACTGGGATTTACAGTCCATCCACACATGATTCCTTCCCAAGCTGTCTCCTTTTAGTTCTTGTTTTTTTGTTCCAACTTTCACTCCTTCCTTTGTGCCTCCGATTCTTGCTGTGTCCCCTATCTGGAATATTCTAATTCTAGTCGTCTTCTGCTCATTTCCTTCTTGACACCTCTCCTTACCCCATTCTCTCCCCTTTCCCGAATAACCTTGAATCCAGGTGGTAATTTTTGTATGTGACATTTAGGGTTGTCTCTTCTGTGAGAGCAGATAATTGTCTTTAGTTGCTGATTCCTTGGCTACAGACTAGGTGGTACCAGGTGAGAGTTCAGCCTTAAGACCTGAATCACCCCAGGCAAGTTTCTTTTCAGGAACTAATTTGAAAGGGAGTGATGATACatatggcaaaggaaatggcagcccactccagtattcttgcctggaaaattctgtggacggCAGAGCCTTGTAGgtcactgtccatggggtcgcaaagcgttggacacgactgagcgacttaacttttcactttctaatGATACATTGATGAGATTAACTCAGGGTTGCGACTGAACAAAAAGTTCAGTATGGATACTTCTAAATCTCTTCTGATAGAAACTGAAACCTGAGGCTGCTCATTGCCTAATTGTGGACCACCCCAAAAAGTTTTCCCACTACATGTATGGATTAGGGGTTAGGGCTGAGACAGTGTTGCATTGTCTGGCTTTACAGCTTCTGATATTCAATGCACTGACTTTCCAGCTCTGTTGATCTCCAGTATGCACTTGGGGACTTGGTAGGCAAGAAATAACCATTGCAGTTAAGCACTGATAAAGCAGTGTGTTGATCAGGGTTAGCATGCAACTGGACAGGCTGTCCTCCTAGAACACTTTCTGGGTCTAGTCTGTGGCCTGGGAAGCTGTCAGGGAAGGGCAGAGCAGTTGTCCATCACTGTGGGTGAGACAGCAGCAGGGCATGCTGTCTGTCTCAATCAGTTGTGGGACAGACCAGAGAACACTTCTTGTTTTAAAACTAGGTCTGATTTTCCAACTGTATTACTTTATTCTTTGGGCCTTGTTTCTTCTAAATGATACTGTTAGCCCTTGAAcagcatgggtttgaactgcacggGTGCActtaaacacagatttttttcccactaaatatatattactgTACCACACAACCTGAGGTTGAATCAGCAGATACAGAGGGTCAACTAAAAGTTACAGATGGGTTTTAGACTATACATTATAACATGTAGAAATGTGGGAAAGGACAGGACTGGAAATCCAGAATCCTGAATTCATATGACCTTATTTATTAGATTCATTTGTGAGAATTGCTAAATACATAAGGGTCCAATGGAGAGTCTCAGTCAGCATTACCTGTCACTCAGTGTGTATCCCATTGTTAAAAACTCAAAAGACTGTCTGTGAACATAGTACATGCTTCAAGGATAGCCTAAATAATCCTCTATTTCCAGTCTCATCTtaaaatatggggcttccctggtagctcagttggtaaagaatctgcctgcagggcaggagaccccggtttgatccctgggtcaggaagattccctggagaaggaaatggcaacccacgccagtattcttgcctggaaagtcctatggacagagaaatctgttcGGCCACAGTCAGGGTCgcacgagtcggacacaacttagcaactaaaccaccacatctTAAATACAGAAATTTTAACTATTATCCCTAGTTTGCAAGAGGAAAGCTTAAACATCAAAAGATTGCATGACCTGTTCAAGGTCTCCAAACTACTGTCAGTCAAGATTTGAattcaggtctgtctgactctagTTCTATCAAGTGCAGTCAATGCTCTGAATATCTGGAAAAGTATTCACTTTAGAGCAGGTaggttttaaaaagttacttatgACCCTGGgaagcagtttctcaaaaagttaaacctagagttaattaaataagaaatacaaGTTGAATTTCTGTTACGCGACTCTTAGGCCTCCAAGAGATcatcatttttttgtattttgttgtatgttcttttttttttttgtatgttctaTTTTCCATTGTAAGTAAGACCATTTCCTTCCCATAACTCATTCTTGCTTCACAGATGATTGTCTTGGatatacaaaattatagaaatgtatAATCATTTAAAGTGGTTGTGTTCTGTGCATGTGCCCTGAGATATTTAGGTTAATTCCAAGGTTGCCTATTAAAACATGTACCTTGCAGTTAAAATGGCATAAAGTGCTAATTTTATATCAAAGTTTGTACTTGGAGGTCCTGATAGAAATGAGGATGGAATATTGTGTAATGAGGAGTTAATAGCTTGGCCTCTCTAGTATGAGGAAGGTCCGTTTCTCAATTCTATGACATTGGGATCTTAACAGTACCTACCTCTTGGGTGAAGTAGGGAAATGTATAGAAAGTGCTTAACAAGTTTCCTGTTGGTATGTTGCTGATCTGTACTCCCAGAGTACAGATTCATGCTTGTAAGGAAATGCGTGTAGTTTGAACTTAGAAGTAAGGTCTTTCCTTAAGGGGTGATGGATATTTATTCTCTTTTGCACTTGATTTTAGGAAATGAAAAAGCTAATGAGGATGCATTCTGTCCAAATGGGGAATGTTGGGAAGCTAGACAAGGTGTAAACTGCTTTCTCATGGTGACATTGGTACTTGACAGGTTTAATGacaactgttttttttcccctctcagtaCATCCAGCGGTGGTAATTCGACAACGAAAGTCATACCGGAGAAAAGATGGTGTGTTTCTTTACTTTGAAGATAATGCAGGGGTCATAGTAAACAATAAAGGCGAGATGAAAGGTAAGAAAGAATCCACGTCTTTGTTCAGCTTTTGAGATTTGATGATTCAACTCAAGAAGTGTGCAAGGAAAGGACCCTTTGAGCTTATGTGTCGCTTCATTCTTTTATGCAGGTTCTGCCATCACAGGACCAGTCGCAAAGGAATGTGCGGACTTGTGGCCCAGGATTGCATCCAATGCTGGCAGCATTGCATGATTCTTTGgtgtatttgtaaaaaaaataaaaattatttgctcCCAATGCTTGCCCTCCTGTTTGTTTCTACATGTTACTCTTGATACCACCTAATCCTTCCCTGAATTTTTTAGTTCTTAAATTACAGATGATATATACTGTTTGGTTACAGGTTACCCCAGGTTACTGCCCTGCAATTAGAAAGTTATTTGAGATAAGGTAGAATGTATGGTCAGATCCTGGACACTCATGGACTTCCAGGAGTGATGTGAATAGGGACAATACAGTGTGCACTTTACAGTTACAggttttctttgggtaaattGGTGCAtgaatgcatttatatttataaaacctAACACATGGTAATTGTTCTCTGAAAGATGACTAAGTTGTTAATATctacaagtcttttttttttttgctatcaaaACTATTTTGACAGCGTACATCTTCCAAACCCTAGCTTGAGAATAAAAGATGATAGAATGTTAACACAGCAGGCTAATACCCTTTTTCCTCCCCCAAGCCATGAGAGTTGATTTAGGTGacattcatggagaaggcaatgtcaacccactccagtactcttgcctggaaaatcccatggacggaggaccttggtaggctgcagtccatggggtcatgaagagtcagacacgactgagagacttcactttcatgcattggagaaggaaatgttaacccactccagtgttcttgcctggagaatcccagggacgggggagcctggtgggctgctgtctatggggttgcacagagtcagacacgactgaagcaacttagcagcagcagcagggcttgaGAAATGAGCACTCGGCTGGTTTGGATCAGTAGTCTGGCCTAAAGATGTTGGAAGAGGATTTTTACACTAGTTTGTGTTCATGTATCTAGCAGAGTTTGTACAGTAGATCTGTCTCCCCTACCCCATCCTCCAGACTGGTGAATTTCAAGTGTTTAATGTGACATGAAGCCCCCAGGTACTCccaagaaactgcctgccaatacaggagatgagggtggggaagatccccttggaggaggaaatggcaacccactccaatattgcttggagaattccatggacagaggagcctgacgggccaccgtccatggggttgcagagagccaAGACATGACAGTGTCAAAAGCTATAGACTTCTATGATTTCAAATTTGACTTATTAACGTAAGACTTGCCTATCCTAGTATAAAAAGGTTAAACATGCTAAGTTGATACATCAGGACCATTGATTATGTACAagtatgtggtggtttagttgggAAGTGATGTCCgaatcttgtgaccccatgggctgtatcctgccaggctctgtccatgggattctccaggcaagaatactggagcgggttgccatttccttctccaagggatcttcctgacccagggatcgaaccctgatttccttcactgcaggctgattcttgaccaactcagctaccagggaaacaGGTATAATGCAGACTTTTTCTAATTAATACATGTGCTTTTGTACAATAAACATTTCCCTTTGTAGCTCACtgggtaaaaatctgcctgcaatgcaggagacccaggttctaccctgggttgggaagatcccctggagaaagaaatggcaacccactccagtattcttgcctggagaatcccacggacagaggagcttggcaagatATAGTCCGCGGGGGTTACAgcagtcagacctgacttagcaatGAAACATCCACCACAAGAAACTGATAACATAAAAGAATTCCTGAATTTGTTGCCTCATTTGTGAAATAATAGCACC
This portion of the Bubalus bubalis isolate 160015118507 breed Murrah chromosome 3, NDDB_SH_1, whole genome shotgun sequence genome encodes:
- the RPL23 gene encoding 60S ribosomal protein L23 — its product is MSKRGRGGSSGAKFRISLGLPVGAVINCADNTGAKNLYIISVKGIKGRLNRLPAAGVGDMVMATVKKGKPELRKKVHPAVVIRQRKSYRRKDGVFLYFEDNAGVIVNNKGEMKGSAITGPVAKECADLWPRIASNAGSIA